Proteins found in one Takifugu rubripes chromosome 15, fTakRub1.2, whole genome shotgun sequence genomic segment:
- the alox5ap gene encoding arachidonate 5-lipoxygenase-activating protein isoform X2 has product MEVVVVENIYLLVIITLLSVLQNVEKECNGPNSKAEAFERVSCANRNCMDTYPTFLAVMWCAGLCLSQAPAAFAGIIYLVVRQKYFVGYMGQTSQSTPGYLFGKRILCFLLLMCVVGISNYLLLRYLSSDFKEHVETITSAASALLLIP; this is encoded by the exons AtggaagtggtggtggtggaaaaCATCTACCTCCTGGTCATCATCACTCTCCTCAGCGTGCTCCAGAACG TGGAGAAGGAATGCAACGGTCCAAACAGCAAAGCAGAAGCTTTTGAAAGAGTTTCTTGTGCCAA TCGGAACTGCATGGACACATATCCTACATTCTTGGCGGTGATGTGGTGCGCCGGTCTGTGTCTCAGTCAAG ctcctgctgccttTGCTGGGATCATCTACCTTGTAGTGAGGCAGAAGTACTTTGTTGGATACATGGGTCAAACATCTCAAAG CACCCCGGGCTATTTGTTTGGGAAACGGatcctctgcttcctgctgctgatgtgtgttgtgggCATCTCCAACTACCTGCTGCTGCGCTACCTCAGCAGCGACTTCAAGGAGCACGTGGAAACCATCACCAGCGCCGCCTCGGCTCTGCTCCTCATTCCGTAG
- the alox5ap gene encoding arachidonate 5-lipoxygenase-activating protein isoform X1 yields MEVVVVENIYLLVIITLLSVLQNVFFALKVEKECNGPNSKAEAFERVSCANRNCMDTYPTFLAVMWCAGLCLSQAPAAFAGIIYLVVRQKYFVGYMGQTSQSTPGYLFGKRILCFLLLMCVVGISNYLLLRYLSSDFKEHVETITSAASALLLIP; encoded by the exons AtggaagtggtggtggtggaaaaCATCTACCTCCTGGTCATCATCACTCTCCTCAGCGTGCTCCAGAACG TCTTCTTTGCCCTAAAAGTGGAGAAGGAATGCAACGGTCCAAACAGCAAAGCAGAAGCTTTTGAAAGAGTTTCTTGTGCCAA TCGGAACTGCATGGACACATATCCTACATTCTTGGCGGTGATGTGGTGCGCCGGTCTGTGTCTCAGTCAAG ctcctgctgccttTGCTGGGATCATCTACCTTGTAGTGAGGCAGAAGTACTTTGTTGGATACATGGGTCAAACATCTCAAAG CACCCCGGGCTATTTGTTTGGGAAACGGatcctctgcttcctgctgctgatgtgtgttgtgggCATCTCCAACTACCTGCTGCTGCGCTACCTCAGCAGCGACTTCAAGGAGCACGTGGAAACCATCACCAGCGCCGCCTCGGCTCTGCTCCTCATTCCGTAG